A window of Fragaria vesca subsp. vesca linkage group LG7, FraVesHawaii_1.0, whole genome shotgun sequence contains these coding sequences:
- the LOC101296610 gene encoding uncharacterized protein LOC101296610 — MRTIPLGISVSPTSINTTLNLKRPNHFPLSTSTSTSRVSASSSTDHFSLFSFSKSGVCRASQVADLFPAVSPEIVVREARLEDCWEVAETHCSSFFPEYAFPLDFVLRVDRLVGMLAGFSLPSGCKRTCLVAVIGNSDNETFLFGSEDFKIAGLDGKISLSKRYVAGILTVDTVADFLPRKGPLRQRRTGIAYVSNVAVREKFRRRGIGKRLIAKAEAQARSWDCRAIALHCDLNNPGAIKLYKGQGFKSIKIPEGATWPQPKTAPDVRFNFMMKLLNNTTAS; from the exons ATGCGGACCATACCGTTGGGAATCTCAGTGTCCCCAACCTCCATCAACACCACTCTCAACCTTAAACGACCAAACCACTTCCCTCTTTCCACTTCCACTTCCACTTCTAGGGTTTCTGCTTCTTCATCCACTGATCATTTCTCTCTCTTCTCCTTCTCCAAATCTG GAGTTTGCAGAGCTAGTCAAGTGGCTGATCTATTTCCAGCCGTGTCTCCCGAAATTGTTGTTCGAGAGGCAAGGTTAGAGGACTGTTGGGAGGTTGCCGAGACTCATTGCAGCTCTTTCTTCCCTGAATATGCTTTCCCTTTGGATTTTGTACTTAGGGTTGACCGGCTGGTGGGAATGCTAGCCGGGTTTTCACTACCAAGTGGTTGCAAAAGGACTTGTCTGGTAGCAGTCATTGGAAACTCTGATAATGAAACTTTCCTCTTTGGAAGTGAAGATTTCAAGATTGCCGGTCTTGATGGGAAGATCAGTCTCAGTAAGAGGTATGTGGCTGGAATATTGACAGTGGATACTGTTGCTGATTTTCTTCCTAGAAAGGGTCCTCTCCGGCAGAGAAG GACTGGTATTGCATATGTATCAAACGTTGCTGTTCGGGAGAAATTTAGACGAAGAGGAATTGGGAAAAGGCTAATAGCGAAAGCAGAAGCTCAAGCGAGGAGCTGGGATTGCCGTGCCATAGCATTGCATTGTGATTTGAACAATCCGGGAGCTATAAAGCTGTACAAAGGTCAGGGTTTCAAATCTATTAAGATCCCTGAAGGAGCAACTTGGCCTCAGCCCAAGACCGCGCCGGATGTTAGATTCAACTTCATGATGAAGCTTCTGAACAACACTACTGCATCATAG